One Leifsonia shinshuensis DNA window includes the following coding sequences:
- a CDS encoding metal-sensitive transcriptional regulator, translating into MDRTPADVKPVLNRLRRAQGQLNAVIAAVENGGKCRDVVIQLAAVSSALDKAGFQIIATAMEKCLNDPDDTTDPMTVEELEKLFMTLA; encoded by the coding sequence GTGGACCGCACCCCCGCCGACGTCAAGCCCGTGCTGAACCGTCTGCGCCGCGCGCAGGGTCAGCTGAACGCCGTGATCGCCGCGGTCGAGAACGGCGGGAAGTGCCGCGACGTCGTCATCCAGCTCGCTGCGGTCTCCAGCGCACTCGACAAGGCCGGCTTCCAGATCATCGCCACCGCGATGGAGAAGTGCCTCAACGACCCTGACGACACGACCGACCCGATGACCGTCGAGGAGCTCGAGAAGCTGTTCATGACGCTGGCGTAG
- a CDS encoding cation:proton antiporter has translation MSFALLALVVAVGLLGPLAAARSIWRVPVVAGELLGGLLIGVSGFRLVDPSIDDFQLLASIGFGLTMVVVGSHVPVRDAVVRAALARGALGAGLVGAASAVLAAGLAAVAHSGNGLLYGVLLASSSAALVLPMLQSVNVDKRSAAQLVAQIAVADVVCVVLLPLVVVPGRALTAGIGLLVIAALAVGLWFGLTRWVRSDRRRVLHAYSERRRFALELRLSLLVLFAFAAIAQFAQLSIMIAGFALGLVLSAVGEPHRLARQLFGMTEGFFGPLFFVWLGASLDLRALVAHPAMILLGVALGVGAVVAHLASRIAGLPWAQAVASAGQLGVPVAAVTLGLQTHTLAAGEGGAILLGALISLATSAVSVAAVARRAKGSVGATPAS, from the coding sequence TGCTCGGCGGCCTCCTGATCGGCGTCTCGGGGTTCCGGCTGGTGGACCCGTCGATCGACGACTTCCAGCTCCTGGCCTCCATCGGGTTCGGGCTGACGATGGTCGTCGTCGGCTCGCACGTGCCGGTGCGCGACGCCGTCGTCCGTGCGGCGCTCGCCCGCGGCGCGCTCGGCGCGGGACTGGTGGGCGCGGCCTCCGCGGTGCTGGCGGCCGGGCTCGCGGCCGTCGCGCACTCGGGGAACGGCCTGCTCTACGGCGTCCTGCTCGCGTCATCGTCGGCGGCGCTCGTGCTGCCGATGCTCCAGTCCGTGAACGTGGACAAGCGCTCCGCGGCGCAGCTCGTCGCGCAGATCGCCGTCGCGGACGTCGTCTGCGTCGTCCTGCTGCCGCTCGTCGTCGTGCCGGGGAGGGCGCTCACTGCCGGGATCGGTCTGCTGGTGATCGCCGCGCTCGCCGTCGGGCTGTGGTTCGGGCTGACCCGCTGGGTCCGTTCCGACCGGCGCCGGGTGCTGCACGCCTACTCGGAACGGCGCCGGTTCGCGCTCGAGCTGCGGCTCAGCCTCCTGGTGCTGTTCGCGTTCGCGGCGATCGCGCAGTTCGCGCAGCTGTCGATCATGATCGCGGGCTTCGCGCTGGGACTCGTGCTGTCGGCCGTCGGCGAGCCGCACCGGCTGGCGCGGCAGCTGTTCGGGATGACGGAGGGCTTCTTCGGGCCGCTGTTCTTCGTCTGGCTGGGCGCCTCACTCGACCTGCGGGCGCTGGTGGCGCATCCGGCGATGATCCTGCTCGGCGTCGCGCTCGGCGTCGGGGCGGTCGTGGCGCACCTCGCCTCCCGGATCGCCGGCCTCCCGTGGGCGCAGGCGGTCGCCTCGGCCGGCCAGCTCGGAGTGCCGGTCGCGGCCGTGACGCTCGGCCTCCAGACGCACACGCTCGCGGCGGGGGAGGGCGGGGCGATCCTGCTCGGGGCGCTGATCAGCCTGGCGACGTCGGCGGTGTCGGTCGCTGCGGTGGCGCGGCGGGCGAAAGGGAGCGTCGGCGCTACGCCAGCGTCATGA
- a CDS encoding FAD-dependent oxidoreductase: protein MRTIIVGGVAGGMSAATRLRRLDESRDIVVFERGPYVSYANCGLPYFVGGVIRDRSALLLQTPQSLASRFRLDVRTGHEVLAVDAAERTVTVLDLASGETATEGYDELILAVGASAWEAAGHPGIPTHTLRTVEDVDAIGALVDAAADHPAALVVGGGFIGLEAVENLVRRGIHVTLVQRGPHLLSPLDPEMAAPLEAQLRSHGVDVRTAVTIDAVEDGVVVLSDGGALRPDFIVDASGVVPSVDLARTAGLALGATGGIAVDAHNRTSDAHIYAVGDGVEKVDALSGDAALVTMAGLANRHGRSVADVIAGHDERNTPALGTAIVKVFETVAAKVGWSERQLTAADREHRVIHTHPTSHATYYPGAQPMSMKLLVDPATDAILGAQVVGGEGVDKRIDVIAVAMAGGITASGLARLELAYAPQFGSAKDPVNQLGYVADNLRTGATRAVQWHELDALLAAGATLVDVRTAGEHATGAIPGAVNIPVDDLRERLGELPDGPVVVHCQVGQRGHTAARILAQHGRDAVNLDGGYRTWVAGAATRVREAVAA from the coding sequence GTGAGAACGATCATCGTCGGCGGCGTCGCCGGAGGCATGTCGGCGGCGACCCGGCTGCGCCGGCTGGACGAGTCGCGCGACATCGTCGTGTTCGAGCGCGGCCCCTACGTCTCCTACGCGAACTGCGGCCTCCCGTACTTCGTCGGCGGCGTCATCCGCGACCGCTCGGCGCTGCTGCTGCAGACGCCGCAGTCGCTGGCGTCGCGGTTCCGGCTGGATGTCCGCACCGGTCACGAGGTGCTCGCCGTCGACGCGGCAGAGCGCACGGTCACGGTGCTCGACCTGGCGAGCGGCGAGACGGCGACCGAGGGCTACGACGAACTGATCCTCGCCGTCGGAGCCTCCGCATGGGAGGCCGCAGGGCATCCCGGAATCCCCACGCACACGCTGCGCACCGTGGAGGACGTGGACGCGATCGGCGCGCTGGTGGACGCGGCGGCGGACCACCCCGCCGCGCTGGTGGTCGGCGGCGGGTTCATCGGGCTGGAGGCGGTGGAGAACCTGGTGCGGCGCGGCATCCACGTCACCCTCGTCCAGCGCGGCCCGCACCTCCTGAGCCCGCTCGACCCGGAGATGGCGGCGCCGCTGGAGGCGCAGCTGCGCAGCCACGGCGTCGACGTGCGCACCGCGGTCACGATCGACGCGGTGGAGGACGGCGTCGTCGTGCTCTCCGACGGCGGCGCGCTCCGACCCGACTTCATCGTGGACGCCTCCGGCGTGGTGCCGAGCGTCGACCTCGCGCGCACCGCGGGGCTGGCGCTCGGCGCGACCGGCGGGATCGCCGTCGACGCGCACAACCGCACCAGCGACGCGCACATCTACGCCGTCGGCGATGGAGTCGAGAAGGTCGACGCCCTCTCCGGCGACGCGGCCCTGGTCACCATGGCCGGCCTCGCCAACCGGCACGGCCGGTCGGTCGCGGACGTGATCGCCGGCCACGACGAGCGCAACACCCCGGCACTCGGCACTGCGATCGTGAAGGTGTTCGAGACCGTCGCCGCGAAGGTCGGCTGGAGCGAACGGCAGCTGACGGCGGCGGACCGAGAGCACCGCGTCATCCACACCCACCCGACGTCGCACGCGACGTACTACCCGGGGGCACAGCCGATGTCGATGAAGCTCCTGGTCGACCCCGCGACCGACGCCATCCTCGGCGCGCAGGTCGTCGGCGGGGAGGGTGTGGACAAGCGCATCGATGTCATCGCGGTGGCGATGGCGGGCGGCATCACGGCCTCCGGCCTCGCCCGCCTCGAACTCGCTTACGCCCCGCAGTTCGGCTCGGCGAAGGACCCGGTCAACCAGCTCGGCTACGTGGCCGACAACCTCCGCACCGGCGCGACCCGCGCGGTCCAATGGCACGAACTCGACGCGCTGCTCGCGGCCGGTGCGACGCTGGTGGATGTCCGCACCGCGGGTGAGCATGCCACGGGTGCGATCCCCGGCGCGGTCAACATCCCGGTCGACGACCTCCGCGAGCGGCTCGGCGAGCTGCCGGACGGCCCGGTCGTCGTGCACTGCCAGGTGGGGCAGCGCGGGCACACCGCGGCGCGCATCCTCGCCCAGCACGGGCGGGATGCGGTGAACCTGGACGGCGGGTACCGGACGTGGGTCGCAGGGGCTGCGACGCGGGTGCGGGAGGCCGTCGCCGCCTAG